A region of the Clupea harengus chromosome 7, Ch_v2.0.2, whole genome shotgun sequence genome:
cacacacacacacacacacacacacacacagctccaactCCAAATGTGGTATGAGCAACATGGCCGTAAGCAAGACCCCATCCAGGAGCAGTCCTGAGAGCGCATGGGCACAAGGCTGgcgcagtgtgtgttttatttgtgtacgccacgagtgtgtgactgagactgtttttatttctgtaaGCAACaagtgtatttttatttgtgtaaagaAGCTAAGCGATCCCCTAACAATGCCGTTAGCTTACGAGTCTGGAGCCCAAACCTGCCTGTAACCTTGAACCAAGTGTGCTCATGACCCTGATGATCCAGATGCCTTAGACGCtccacagaggaacacaatgGTGGACAAATAAACTCTTAATCTGCTGAACCTCACTTTGCTCTGAGTGTCATTTGGAAATGAAGCCTGAATCCTGTGCTTCCACcagcacactggcatcacagcagctgaacggctacacacagaacagcacactggcatcacagcaGCTGAATGTGACAGGGCCTCAGTTTAGAGGCTGCTTTGCCTCTGGTCCCCTGCAGAAGAACACAGGTCTCTCAgaagatacagagaggagatcAAACACGCTCTCAGCACCGAAGGAAACGAGCACAGACTACGGATATTCACTTTAAAGAACACCGGTACTCACTTTAGAGAACACAGGTACTCACTTCAAAGAATAAAGACACTCACTTCAAAGAACACAGATATTCACTTCAAAATAATACGGATATTCACTTTAAAGAATATTGATATTCACTTTAAAGAATACATATATTCACAGATATTCACAGATACAGATGCAGTATGTACTCATATTACATCTATAACACTTTATTTTATCATGTGTTAGCCAATGACATGCAACTAATATAGGTCTGTATTAGTGCCCAAAACGGTCTGTGTTAAGCATGATTATAATCATATTACACATGTATTCACTAATTTCTTATTCTTATTGAATAGGTCATTTATTCCTGGCATATCCTTAATGACAACCTGGTTGGTCTCAATCTAAACTTACTGATATATAGCTACAATCAAAATAGAAAGTTTATAGCCTCCCAAAATACTGTATAGTGGCAGGATAGTAGAATAAGTATTCCTACTGGTGAACTTCAGGGCACAGCAGGGCAAAAACATGTTACTCTCACGCAGGCTGTTACTGGCATACAGCTCTACAACTGGTAGATGGGGGCCCGGTTCTAAAGTGTTACTGGCATACAGCTCTATAACTGGGAGATGGGGCCCCGGTTCTAAAGTGTTACTGGTATACAGCTCTATAACTGGGAGATGGGGCCCCGGTTCTAAAGTGTTACTGGTATACAGCTCTATAACTGGGAGATGGGGCCCGGTTCTATAGTGTGATGGGCATACAGCTCTACGAATGGGAGATGGGGCCCCGGTTCTAAAGTGGAAACTTGCTTGATAATAATGAGTACACTTCAAACAGTAGCACCTACATAGTATCATTACTGATCCAGCATAGGTTTCCTGTTGTAAGGTCAAGGTTTACTTTCCCTGTACTAAGACTGATATAAAAATAGTAATACCCACTATGACTACAGGTCATAGGCAATAAAGACACATTCACCCTTCATAACAGTAAATATCCCTATTTatttcttatcttatcttaatcCTCTTCATCCCTAATGGGACATAAGGCTTCGACGATCTGCCTCCATCTGGACCTGTCTTGTGCCGCATGCTGTGCCTCGCCCCAGGTTAGGTTCATCTCCTTCAGCTCCGCTGTCACCGTTCGCCGCCAGGTGTTCTTGGGCCGGCCTTGCTTCCTTTTCCCAGGTGGAGTCCATCGTAGGGCGATCTTGGGGATGCGGTCCTGGTCCATCCTGAGAACGTGTCCGAGCCACGTTTGATCTCTAGCACCACACTGTTGCACTTAGTCTTCTTGTATAGATGTGCATTGGATATTTTCTTTTCCTATTTATTTGCAGCTCATTAACTCTCAGGAGGcccaggcctgtttgacttttttgaaaagctcacatgccttgatgtttttgtatatttcccataactaaaagtattgatgcacaagtggcatatgtgattatattctagaagacctgtgcaacaataacatgagagtaaaaggaaggAATGTagtcaaataaaatgttatttaaatcaagtgtaaacacacccttacaaaaaccttcattcagaggtgctcagaatttgtacaaaaaaacattgtaaagatttcggaccgaaacttttgaactctgaaccttgtaaacataggtgttagctatacatatgtgagtttagcattcagaaagtgtgtgttgtttcactactacatacagtatgtataattTCAGTGACCTGTCCCTCTGGATACTAGTGTCTctacaaaatgcatattgatgagttaggtgtaaactcACCTGCGACACCTTGGTCAAAGTCAATGGCCATTAAGTAATGGCCCTGGAAGGACTTTGTGGCCCTATACCCCCCACAGGTTAATAGCCATTACTGAATTACCAtgcccttatcatatgaatagctgtcatttgtcAATGGTCGGGTTGtaaggagctgaaacctcactcagagaatgaaatgtgcaagagatcagttctattctccttactaagtgcttatttatgttttagttttgaactgtatatatttgaaaagtaaaGTTTCTGttggtgttctttttatgtctctaggacaaaaacacgcagagctttaaaggcatattgacaacaagaaaacaTTTCCCCACCGATGGGAAAGGGCCTCCTAAGGgacctccattcacaaaaccaaatctaataaaatcagggttgtatttacactgaattttagtagttttcggtagtatgacattaccagtgctgtcattcctTCGCTTGAGAAATGTATCCATTTTCCCGCTAATATCGCCACATAGTAGAACATTAGCTTAACTGAGCGCCTCAACTTAATGACGCTGTAAAGTTCGAACAAGAtaggatattattttcatgatctatctgttatgcctatttatacattttatattgtgtttaaaacatcaaATTTCAATCATGCATTTTATTAAATCAGTTCTTTGTGGAAAATTTGCTTCAACTTGAAACATTTTCTCTGCCCAGCGGTTGAGAAACACCGGTATATAGTGTATAGCACCCTTCAGTCAAGTGACCAATGCAATGCATGATGTATAAAAGTCTCTTCAGTCCGGAACAACCATATCTAGTCACTCACCTGTATATCATTTGTACATCCTATATGTACCTGTATATAATAACCTGTATATAATCCAAATTTCattgtatgcgaatacaatgacaataaagtcttttctattctattctatttctataaaGTGCATCCAGACTTATATGCAAATATTGAACCACTGTGGATGCTCTTACAGATGCTCTTACTTACATGGCATGTCCTAATGAGTAAAAATGTTGAGAAAATGTcattatgtatgaatgtatatgcAAATTACatagtatatgtatatgtaacatCATAACTGACTGATTAGGTCAGTCTTTTGCAATGTTTACATTATCTATCTTAGCTAGCATTGCCTAACATGGCAAAGCATTTATTAATGAGAGAATTACAGATAAGAATTAACTAGCTATTAAGCAATTAACTTCATTTATGACTATCAAAATACAAATCCTAATGTATGTGGATCTGAAAGAGTCATTCTTGATCGTTTGTTTCAGCATCTTTGAATGGAACGAAAGAAGCTGAAGGCCATGATGACGTGTGTGGTCGTTCATCTTCAACAAGTTTAAGCGAgttgactgtctgtctgactgtctgtctgcacatcaaagaagaagacaaaacacAACTATTTATTTGAAATAGCGATGTTTAATGAGCTGCAAATAGATAGGGATATTTACTGTTATGAAGGGTGAATGTGTCTTTATCGCCTATGACCTGTAGTCATAGTGGGTATTTTTATATCAGTCTTAGTACAGGGAAAGTATACCTTGACCTTAGAACAAGGAACCTATGCTGGATCAGTTAGAATGCTCAAACCTTAGCCTgccacacccgcacacacagagggtgccaatacacacacacacacacacacacacacacagacacacacacacacacacacacacacactgaggctgccaattcacacacatttgctgtAGCGAGCAGTGGAGAGGTCACTCTGTTCCATTCTGACTCCCCTTAAAGTAAGATCACCTTGCTTTATGAAAATGTGCTTCACATCTAGTTGGAGGGCAAAGAGTTGAACATGATCttagttaaggttagggttagcttAACTAACCTATTAATAGCTTTTAGGCAGCAAAGGGCTGGACTTTTAATTTGAAGTTTGaaaaatgtattgtgtgtgtgtgtgtgtgtgtgtgagagtgagtgtgtgtgtgtgtgtgtgtgtctccctgtggaTCTGACTCAGCAGCTCTGATGCCCCCTGTATCGGCTGTCTGCCTCCCCATCAAATACTTCCTGACACcacgcaacacaaacacacacactcacaaacacatgagtttgcagtttccatggcaacagagtTTAGGGTGTTTCCTCTGCAGAGAGTCATTCACCTCAATCGATCTGTAGCAACCCAAACTCAATCGTTAGTCTGTGCTCCATGGTCGCTGCACCCATGCTCCCATGGTCCGTCCttccctaaccctgaccctaaacctgaccctaaccctgaccctaaacctgaccctaaccctgaccctaaccctgaccctaaacCTGACTTTAAGCTGACCTCCCCAGCCCTCCCTCATGGCGCAGTGCTGGAGCAGGTGACTTGCTCCTCTCTTGTCGTGTCGGACGGGGAACATCGGCTCCATCTGCTACTCCTTCCTGTCACCCCTGGGATAATGCTCTCCTCCAGCCCTGCCCCGAGCCCTGGCTCATCCAGCAgatcctccatcctccagccCTGCCCCGAGCCCCAGCTCATCCAGCAGATCCTCCACTGAGGCACAccagctcagcacagcacagagtcAGGCTTTTCTTTTGGTGTCTTTTCCATCAATGAAACAGGCACATAGACACTGATACCCCGATGACAAGCGGGTAGGGGTCTTATTATGCAGACATGACACACAGGGCAGTGGTGGACAAAGACGCAAATACACATGGACAACTACACTGGGGTATTACCCATAGCACACCGGGCCATTACCCATAACACACCGGGCCATTACCCATAACACACCAGGCCATTACCCATAACACACCGGGCCATTACCAATAACACACCGGGCCATTACCCATAACACACTGGGGCATTATCTATAACACACCGGGCCATTACCCATAACACACTGGGGCATTATCTATAACACAACCCCACtcacaccaacaacacaaacCAATACTACCACCCACTGTCTGCTGCTTTTGCCCTATTCTGCCTCTTCAATCACACCTGCTGCAAAATGATttacaacacatacaaacataattaatttcaaacacataaaataaatacatataaaatacCGGTAAGGTGTTACTTCAATCCACACGCATGCTTAAACGCCCAGAGAGTCACTAAGACAAATATAAATGAGATGTAGAGTCACTGAGACAAATAGAAATGAGATGTATTGCTCAGACAGTAAAACAGGTTAGATTTATTGTGTTTATGGGTCATTGATGGAGACTATCATCAATCAGTATGTCCAAATATGCTATCCATTTTGAGCCACCATTTTTTTCCAAAGCTTTTTATGGCCATTGTTACATTCCAAACTTCATTAATTCACTCAGGTTTCTTAATGCAACATCTCAGTCGGACTTCACGGGCATGGTGTTTCTGGGCAGTGAGCTTTGTCATCCTGTATCAGTTCATTGAATCGGATACACTTTGCCACGGACGCTTCATTTTCCTGAAGTAACTCTGAATAATTGTGTTTCATCAAATGTGTTATTTAAgagttgtgtgttttcatactTTTGCTGCTCAATGAAATACACATTTTGTAAGAGATGAAAGGATGAAATGTTTTGAGATGACAATAGTTGTTTCCCATTCACATAATAACAGACAGCCATCTGGGATTGTCTTCATCAGCTCTCCATCCTGAAAAGAGCCCCTCCCCTGCACTCTATTGATTTATGGAGGGACGCAGCGGCAGGCCTATAAATACAGCGGGGCAGCAATCCACCACAATCTCCACAATCTCAACGCAGTCTTCCACTTGCCTTCTGTTCAGGACACACCGGCACACCGAGAGCACGCACACAGGGAGCTGCACAATGGATGTCATAGGGGCTTCATCCCGCAGAACAGTGCTCGAGACACGGGTCATCCGCGCCTCCCCATCTGCCAGCCTCAGGTCGCACTCCTGGTCTCAGAGAGCCCCCGGCTCCACGTCCATGTCCTACAAAAGAACCACCAACGTGCCAGCAAGCAGGGCATACACGAGCGCGTCCGCAGCAGTCTTAAGGGgcttttatactcggttttaacGTAGAAACGTAcgcacgtaagatacataagcgctGTTTTAAGCCCCTTGCGCAGTTACATAAGACGTAAGTGCGTCCGCCAAAATTTGTAAAGGGgcttttatactcggttttaacGTAGAAACGTAcgcacgtaagatacataagcgctGTTTTAAGCCCCTTGCGCAGTTACATAAGACGTAAGTGCGTCCGCCAAAATTTGTAACTATCCAACAAAATCCTCCTAGGGCTCACGTACCCAGCaagactgtgattggctgctaaccgcatcctttcaggagtctcacatttccggttttcatagcatagtatcgccatttttaaaggccaaggcaagactacaatatttttgaatcatgaataacctgcagaccgtctcacaagccttTTCTTGATGATTATGAACATAcacaacagaagaggtccgaagatatgagcatctttacaaaccctctttaaacacttataaggacctcaaatgaccgcgaattcatggacagaatactatcccattctcacaggagaaattacctgaacagcaatctgagcatatttgtcaaacgcgataaaagatactgctctgaaatattcctattccatactgaatattctgtttagatcaaaggtttgttttgacataccgtgatatttcagatgatagttaTGTGATAGGCTGTACCACtatgttgacatttaaaaaccgttgactgcgattgtttggtgttaaaaaccgttgactgcattgtttggagagaacgcgctaattcaccgaacaaatactttcatattcattttccaccacttgttagccatgtcatccattcatattgatgtgaatcaatacatttcacccctgaggcaagcgatagaatggagcctggtctgctcatatacaaaagttaacattaacatgaagtggagttaatttgcggccaacaccattgtattacaagcactgacattcactcatgatgagaaggtacacatggcgattatctcgccttctatctttcatctttgaataatgtaacttataaacacggcgttttaaagcgctgtggccgtcattaaaatatgtatcaataaacgaacttctgcatcatgtgatctgtcttttttcgccactggtactggtactttcatattcatttttcgccacttgttagtcatgtcatccattcatatcgatgtgaatcaatcaatactaatacaactttaactgtgatgtgtttttgtttaatttcgcaacttatttactgtataacccaagatagcaggtgcccgttggTAAATAGCCTATttcacattgtatttgcttaaaacacacagatgtaggctactgtcaaatcagaaagaaaatcagctgtcactcggctattacctgaccaatagcctacctttcaaactcggtgatagtctTCACaattaatttgtccttcattctaccaaatatgattaaacggcatatgttaTTGCACACGTGAGGCAAGCTGAGCCCAGTCTGCTCATACAAAAGCtatcattaacgtgaagtggagttaacttgcggccaacACATTGTATTACAAATACTGACAACATAGCTACTCTCATGATGATAAGGTAGgcctacacctggcgattctctcgccttttatctttcacctttgaataatgcaacttataaacacgtcgttttaaagcgctgtgcccgtccttaaaagatgtgtcaataaacgatcttctgcatcatgtgatctgtctttttcgccactggtactgaattgaatatagatcacttcggctctggagcagtaaacaaaagtctcccctgtaatctcagactacgattagcaggaaaggttaacaacaggctaattaataaaatacaatacttaatagactaacaatccaatatttatttgtttgagtgttgtttagtgcaacggggtgtatgatcgttattgtctataaagtaaggcattttcaacagaaaaatctcccgttcatcgtgtccattcgcgtcatggggtaggcaaaaaaacgttactccacctactgttctggcgttgaatcgctttgcaacaagcacaacccttggggaaccttaAGGAACCATAAACCAAAACGAGTCCGCCGATGCAACTGCGCGGTCAGCCGCACCCGTAGTTACAGAGGTGTAAATCTACCTTTAGCCTCGCCAGGCAGCCTAGAGCTCTCATCCGCGCTCAATGCCGACCACGCGCGCAACAACGAGAAGGAACAGCTTCAAGGGCTGAATGACCGATTCGCCAGTTACATTGATAAAGTCCGTTATCTGGAGGAGCAGAATAAACTGCTGGAGACTGAAATTCAAGAACTCCGGCAGAGAAAGTTCACGCAGTCAAAACTTAGTGATGCATTCGACCAAGAGCTGAGCGAACTCCGTTCCACGCTAGAGCAGCTGCACAGAGAGAAGGCTCAGATCATTGTTGATGCAGATAACATCGAGGAAGACATTCACCGTCTGAAAAATCGCTATGAGGATGAAGCACGCCTTAGAGAAAAATCGGAGATTGCAATCTGGGAATTGAATAAGGAAAAAGACGACTCGGTTCTGATTAAATCGGACCTGGAGAAAAAAGTTCAGTCTCTCTTGGATGAAGCAGACTTCCTGCGCAGTAACCACGCAGTGGAGGTCGGCGAACTCCTTGCTCAGCTCCAGGAGGCGCAGGTGCCTGTGGATATGAGGGAGTTCAGTGAAACGGACATCACATCCGCGCTCCGGGAAATCCGCGCGCAACTGGACGGCCTCTCCTCACAAAACCTACAGCAAGCGGAAGAGGTGTTCCAGTGCCGCTATGCCAAACTTTCGGACGCGGCAGATCAGAACAAGGACGCGATCAAATCTGTTCGGGATGAGATCGCAGATTATCGCCGGCAGTTGCAGGTGAAGAATGTCGAACTGGAGGCTCTCCATGGCACGAAGGACTCCCTGGACAGACAGCTGAATGACACTGAAGACCGTCATAACAACGACCTAGGCAGCTACCAGGTTAGTTTCGGTTGAGCGATAATTATTGTAAATTCGTCatggtaaatatataaatatgatcCTGTTCCATGCAAGCTACATGCAAAAATGCAGACTGCATATAAGTATTAAAATGGCAAATTAACAAACATGCATGTAATTGAATCATTAGGTGCAAAGAAAATCACAATTTTCCTTCAGTTTTTGTCTTGTACACATAGGAGTACACACAGTTAGTTTAATTAAAACAGCATAAACTTAATTTGTAAGAAGTATCTCGACATCTTTTACAGTCTTCATAACTAATAGGTCTGAATTTGGTGGCAAAGTGTGTTTGTTGCAGTACTAAACAAGTGTGAGATATCAGCCAATAACAAACATCCACAGAGCCTCATTGCTAGTGCCTGTACTCAGGTCTTAGCCAAtgagatgtgtttgtggtgagaCTCTAGCCAAtgagatgtgtttgtgatgagacTCTAGCCAATGACATGTGCTTGTGATGAGACTCTGACCCTGTCCTGCTCTCTTCTAATACAgccccttcttccctctcccttcttccccagGAGATGATCCATCAGCTGGACAGCGAGCTGAAGGGAATGAAGAGGGAGATGTCTCACCACCTCAGGGAATACCAGGATCTGCTCAATGTCAAGATGGCTCTGGATGCTGAGATCGCTGCCTACAGGTGAGTCAGTCTGCAGAATAATATGATATTAGCGCGtgccacacgtgcacacagccATGCTCAAACttcttgtgtctgtgcaggAATCTTCTGGAGGGTGAAGAGACTCGCTTTAGGGGATTTGTTGATTCATACCCAAGTCCCGCCTTCCCATACCGTCAGCCAATGACCTCCAAAGCAAAGAAAGAGGACAAACAGGCAGACCTGAACGAGGAACTGGCCGCCGTAGCGGAGGAGCTTCAGGCAGAggggggtgaggaagaggagggggaggaggaagagcaggaggctgTGGAAGAAGAGGTGGCTGCCTCCAAGCAGCCTAAAGTGAGTGCTACACCCCCTAcaggagaggacgaggaggatgaagaagaattaGAGGGGGataaggaggaggcagaggaggaagagtcaGAGATTGAGGAAACTGAACTGAGCAGTTCCAAAGCCCATAAGACTGACACTGAAcaacaggaaggagaggagaagcaggaAAAAGAgggggtagaggaagaggaaggagatgaggagggagagaaggcagctgctgaggaagaggaagaaacaaGCAAAGGATCTAAAGATGAGGAGCAGGATGATGAAGAACAAGAgtctggagagaaagagaagaagagtgattcagaaggagaggtaaagaagagtcatacagagaaagacgagaagaagagtgattcagaaggagaggagaagaagagtgatacagagaaagaggagaagaagagtgactcaggagaggggaagaagagtgatgtagagaaagaggagaaaaagagtgattcagaaggagaggataagaagagtgatacagagaaagaggagaagaagagtgatacagagaaagaggagaagaagagtgactcaggagaggggaagaagagtgatgtagagaaagaggagaagaagagtgatgtagagaaagaggagaagaagagtg
Encoded here:
- the LOC105913071 gene encoding neurofilament medium polypeptide-like; protein product: MDVIGASSRRTVLETRVIRASPSASLRSHSWSQRAPGSTSMSYKRTTNVPASRAYTSADRMDLELSSALNADHARNNEKEQLQGLNDRFASYIDKVRYLEEQNKLLETEIQELRQRKFTQSKLSDAFDQELSELRSTLEQLHREKAQIIVDADNIEEDIHRLKNRYEDEARLREKSEIAIWELNKEKDDSVLIKSDLEKKVQSLLDEADFLRSNHAVEVGELLAQLQEAQVPVDMREFSETDITSALREIRAQLDGLSSQNLQQAEEVFQCRYAKLSDAADQNKDAIKSVRDEIADYRRQLQVKNVELEALHGTKDSLDRQLNDTEDRHNNDLGSYQEMIHQLDSELKGMKREMSHHLREYQDLLNVKMALDAEIAAYRNLLEGEETRFRGFVDSYPSPAFPYRQPMTSKAKKEDKQADLNEELAAVAEELQAEGGEEEEGEEEEQEAVEEEVAASKQPKVSATPPTGEDEEDEEELEGDKEEAEEEESEIEETELSSSKAHKTDTEQQEGEEKQEKEGKAAGKGKKGIKEAADAEQKQEEKEKEEEKEEAAVTNGEQKSPTQTAGSPKEEVVLTRTVETITNGEKVAPKPAKSKATVEVKETKPTPKEAAKTSAPASTAPASKEVKEK